In Anaerolineae bacterium, the sequence CAAGATAAAAACAACCGAAGCCAAAGCCAAAGCCGTGCAACCGGTGGCCGAACGATTGATTACTCTGGCCCGACAGGGTGACTTGCATGCCCGCCGCCTGGCCGCCCGAGAGATTCACGACCCGGCGGTTTTGCAGAAGCTATTTGACGAAATTGGCCCGCTGATGGAAAGTCGAGATGGCGGTTATACCCGCATCTATAAATTGGGGCCTCGCCAGGGCGATGCGGCCAAAATGGCTCAGATTGAGTTAGTAGGGGTAGAGTCGTAGGGCCACAGGATTGCCCTGCACCGGATGGTAATTGGTGACTCCCCAACATCGCTATCGGGCCACGGTTGAATATGACGGCACAGATTTTTTGGGGTATCAGATTCAAGCAACCGGCCGTACCGTTCAGGGCGAACTGGAAAAATCGCTGGAAAAAGTAACCGGGACCGCCATCCGCATTGACGGCGCCGGTAGAACCGACGCCGGGGTGCATGCCACCGGGCAAGTGATTGCGTTTAATGCCGTTT encodes:
- the rplQ gene encoding 50S ribosomal protein L17, translated to MRHNVMGKKLGRSTKHRKALFRNLATELFRHNKIKTTEAKAKAVQPVAERLITLARQGDLHARRLAAREIHDPAVLQKLFDEIGPLMESRDGGYTRIYKLGPRQGDAAKMAQIELVGVES